One window of the Pyxicephalus adspersus chromosome 5, UCB_Pads_2.0, whole genome shotgun sequence genome contains the following:
- the MED30 gene encoding mediator of RNA polymerase II transcription subunit 30, whose amino-acid sequence MSTPPLSGAGMAGPPGGFPAPPPAAASREVNTASLCRIGQETVQDIVFRTMEIFQLLRNMQLPNGVTYHTGTYQDRLGKLQEHLRQLSILFRKLRLVYDKCNENCAGLDPVPVEQLIPYIEDDYWKNDDRGPASQIRYASEERREIMEVNKKLKQKNQQLKQIMDQLRNLIWDINAMLAMRN is encoded by the exons ATGTCTACTCCTCCGCTCTCCGGAGCGGGAATGGCGGGGCCACCCGGTGGCTTCCCCGCTCCACCCCCCGCCGCAGCATCCAGGGAGGTGAATACGGCATCTCTGTGCCGAATCGGTCAGGAAACAGTGCAGGACATCGTCTTCCGCACCATGGAGATCTTCCAGTTGCTGCGCAACATGCAG CTTCCCAATGGTGTTACCTATCATACCGGGACCTACCAGGACCGCCTGGGGAAGTTACAGGAACACCTGCGGCAGCTCTCCATTCTATTCCGCAAGCTGAGGTTGGTGTACGACAAATGCAACGAAAACTGCGCTGGACTGGACCCGGTGCCTGTAGAG CAACTGATCCCCTACATTGAAGACGACTACTGGAAAAATGATGACCGTGGTCCGGCCAGTCAGATACGATATGCAAGTGAGGAAAGAAGAGAAATCATGGAAGTAAATAAG AAATTAAAACAGAAGAATCAGCAGTTGAAACAAATCATGGATCAGTTACGGAATCTCATCTGGGATATAAACGCAATGCTTGCAATGAGAAACTGA